From Ipomoea triloba cultivar NCNSP0323 chromosome 5, ASM357664v1, the proteins below share one genomic window:
- the LOC116018718 gene encoding uncharacterized protein LOC116018718, which produces MLMAICPKLYEIYWFDSTGNPPRDDIKDIVETSLKATSIIGGKKASRQVKWITCSCAIQRGGTECGYYVMKFILEIISLGTCKGMNKLLERQGRLPYNQKEIDEVRDIWCQYLVDEWIDRLLL; this is translated from the exons ATGTTGATGGCTATTTGTCCTAAATTATATGAAATCTATTGGTTTGATTCCACTGGTAATCCGCCACGtgatgatattaaagatatagttgaaac GTCTTTGAAGGCAACAAGCATAATAGGTGGAAAGAAAGCAAGTCGTCAAGTAAAATGGATTACATGTTCG TGTGCCATACAAAGAGGAGGTACCGAATGCggatattatgtgatgaaattcattttggaaatcatttcattgggaacatgcaagggaatgaataag cttttggagagacaaggaagattgccatacaatcaaaaagaaattgatgaagttagagacatATGGTGCCAATATTTAGTTGATGAATGGATTGATAGATTACTTCTTTAG